In Streptomyces longhuiensis, the following proteins share a genomic window:
- a CDS encoding NAD(P)H-quinone oxidoreductase, giving the protein MYAITIPEPGGPEALVWAEVPDPVPGDGEVLVEVAAAAVNRADLLQRQGLYNPPPGATDIPGLECAGRIVALGAGVSGWSVGDEVCALLSGGGYAEKVAVPAGQLLPVPENTDLVTAAALPEVTATVWSNVFMIAHLRPGETFLVHGGSSGIGTMAIQLAKAIGAKVAVTAGSKEKLDYCAELGADILINYREQDFVEEIKRATDGAGADVILDNMGAKYLDRNVQALATNGRLAIIGMQGGIQGELNIAMLLNKRGAITATSLRARPLAEKAAIVAAVREHIWPLIDSGRVRPVVDRKLPMSDAAQAHRVLEESGHIGKVLLSVE; this is encoded by the coding sequence ATGTATGCGATCACGATTCCGGAACCCGGTGGACCTGAGGCGCTCGTCTGGGCGGAGGTTCCCGATCCCGTACCCGGTGACGGCGAAGTGCTCGTCGAGGTGGCGGCCGCGGCCGTCAACCGCGCCGATCTGCTCCAGCGTCAGGGCCTCTACAACCCGCCGCCCGGCGCGACCGACATCCCCGGCCTCGAGTGCGCGGGACGCATCGTCGCCCTCGGCGCCGGAGTGTCCGGCTGGTCCGTCGGTGACGAGGTGTGCGCGCTGCTCTCGGGCGGCGGTTACGCCGAGAAGGTCGCCGTCCCGGCCGGCCAGCTCCTGCCCGTACCCGAGAACACCGACCTCGTCACGGCGGCCGCGCTGCCCGAGGTGACCGCGACCGTCTGGTCGAACGTCTTCATGATCGCCCACCTGCGCCCCGGCGAGACCTTCCTCGTCCACGGTGGCTCCAGCGGCATCGGCACGATGGCCATCCAGCTGGCCAAGGCGATCGGCGCCAAGGTGGCGGTGACGGCGGGCAGCAAGGAGAAGCTCGACTACTGCGCCGAGCTCGGCGCCGACATCCTGATCAACTACCGCGAGCAGGACTTCGTGGAGGAGATCAAGCGGGCCACGGACGGCGCGGGCGCCGACGTCATCCTCGACAACATGGGCGCCAAGTACCTGGACCGCAACGTCCAGGCGCTGGCCACCAACGGCCGCCTCGCGATCATCGGCATGCAGGGCGGCATCCAGGGCGAGCTGAACATCGCCATGCTCCTCAACAAGCGCGGCGCCATCACCGCGACCTCGTTGCGCGCGCGCCCGCTGGCCGAGAAGGCGGCGATCGTCGCGGCGGTACGGGAGCACATCTGGCCGCTGATCGACTCGGGCCGCGTCCGGCCGGTCGTCGACCGGAAGCTGCCGATGAGCGACGCGGCGCAGGCGCACCGCGTCCTGGAGGAGAGCGGGCACATCGGGAAGGTGCTGCTCTCCGTGGAGTAG
- a CDS encoding protein kinase domain-containing protein, translating into MAQTQRAQGPSDPEAAGGGMSDAPELWGNGGLVGDGRYRLTHRLGRGGMAEVFAAEDVRLGRTVAVKLLRSDLAEDPVSKARFTREAQSVAGLNHHAVVAVYDSGEDAVGHSVVPYIVMEIVEGRTIRDLLLNAEAPGPEQALIIVSGVLEALAYSHQHGIVHRDIKPANVIITNTGAVKVMDFGIARALHGAQSTMTQTGMVMGTPQYLSPEQALGKAVDHRSDLYATGCLLYELLALRPPFTGETPLSVVYQHVQDTPVPPSEVSDVAPPELDGLVMRSLAKDPDDRFQTAEEMRGLVQYGLQMLYDQGGHTNTWNTGPVTADMHQGGNTPAMGVAGTTALPHPTDGGTAAQPMLRPLGSDDGGFDGGHRGGGGSGRGKMWILAVLAVIAIAGGAAWAMTSGSDHKGGPGTTQSPTQSHSQKEKEPSQGSDNTATEDNTTDPGAGTGGDTDYSPSEEPSTGEATPSDSASEPSDEPSNPTPSKTQPTSEQPPTDNPTPPTDNPSSGGVIGDPGGNDPGGTDGGA; encoded by the coding sequence ATGGCACAGACGCAGCGCGCTCAGGGCCCGTCCGACCCCGAGGCGGCTGGCGGCGGTATGTCAGATGCGCCGGAGTTGTGGGGAAACGGCGGGCTAGTCGGCGACGGCCGGTACCGGCTGACCCACAGACTCGGCCGGGGCGGCATGGCGGAGGTTTTCGCCGCGGAGGACGTCCGGCTCGGACGCACCGTCGCGGTCAAGCTCCTGCGCTCCGACCTCGCCGAGGACCCGGTCTCCAAGGCCCGCTTCACGCGTGAGGCCCAGTCGGTCGCGGGCCTCAACCACCACGCCGTCGTCGCCGTGTACGACTCCGGCGAGGACGCCGTCGGCCACTCGGTCGTCCCCTACATCGTGATGGAGATCGTCGAGGGCCGCACGATCCGCGACCTCCTCCTGAACGCCGAGGCGCCCGGCCCCGAGCAGGCCCTGATCATCGTCTCCGGTGTCCTGGAGGCCCTCGCCTACTCGCACCAGCACGGCATCGTGCACCGCGACATCAAGCCGGCGAACGTGATCATCACCAACACCGGTGCGGTGAAGGTGATGGACTTCGGCATCGCGCGCGCCCTGCACGGCGCGCAGTCGACCATGACGCAGACCGGCATGGTCATGGGCACGCCCCAGTACCTGTCGCCCGAGCAGGCCCTCGGTAAGGCCGTCGACCACCGCTCCGACCTGTACGCGACCGGCTGCCTGCTCTACGAACTCCTCGCGCTGCGGCCCCCGTTCACCGGCGAGACGCCGCTGTCCGTCGTCTACCAGCACGTCCAGGACACCCCGGTGCCGCCCTCCGAGGTCTCGGACGTGGCGCCGCCTGAGCTCGACGGGCTCGTCATGCGCTCCCTGGCCAAGGACCCGGACGACCGGTTCCAGACCGCCGAGGAGATGCGCGGCCTCGTCCAGTACGGGCTGCAGATGCTGTACGACCAGGGCGGCCACACCAACACCTGGAACACCGGTCCGGTCACCGCCGACATGCACCAGGGCGGCAACACCCCGGCCATGGGCGTCGCGGGCACGACGGCGCTGCCGCACCCGACCGACGGCGGTACGGCGGCCCAGCCGATGCTGCGGCCCCTGGGCAGCGACGACGGCGGCTTCGACGGCGGGCACCGCGGAGGCGGCGGCAGCGGCCGCGGCAAGATGTGGATCCTCGCGGTCCTCGCCGTGATCGCCATCGCGGGCGGCGCGGCCTGGGCGATGACCAGCGGCAGCGACCACAAGGGCGGACCAGGCACCACCCAGTCGCCCACGCAGTCGCACTCCCAGAAGGAGAAGGAGCCCAGCCAGGGCTCCGACAACACGGCCACCGAGGACAACACGACGGACCCGGGCGCCGGGACCGGCGGGGATACCGACTACTCGCCGTCGGAGGAGCCCAGCACGGGCGAGGCCACGCCGTCCGACAGCGCGTCCGAGCCGAGCGACGAGCCGTCGAACCCGACGCCGTCCAAGACCCAGCCGACGTCCGAGCAGCCGCCCACGGACAATCCCACCCCGCCCACCGACAATCCGTCTTCGGGTGGCGTCATCGGGGACCCGGGCGGGAACGACCCGGGCGGCACCGACGGCGGGGCCTGA
- a CDS encoding phosphotransferase has protein sequence MPRSSAHSAPPLRALLRQYDAGSPLACEPVDQGLLNRGYRLATTRGRYFLKHHFDPETADPAAIARQHRATERLAALGVPVAPPLPAADGRTVTVIGGASYALHPWVEGRHRSGAQLTAVQCRTLGALLGLVHACLEQVMGAAPARGRASADPVDTLELIDALLARVRRHRPHDAFDELARHRLAERRELLESCAGRRPPQASATGWVHGDFHPFNLLYQGGVPAAIVDWDRLGVQPRAEEAVRAAVIFFVRPVGTLDLPKVRAYARAYRRASGAGADELAAAVHRVWWERLNDFWILRWRYERGDHRADPQFPAASALAVWWTKEYGAVRDAFAE, from the coding sequence GTGCCGCGCTCATCTGCTCACTCCGCCCCACCGCTCCGCGCCCTGCTGCGGCAGTACGACGCCGGCTCACCGCTGGCCTGCGAACCCGTGGACCAGGGCCTGCTCAACCGCGGCTACCGGCTCGCCACCACGCGCGGCCGCTACTTCCTCAAGCACCACTTCGACCCCGAGACCGCCGACCCGGCCGCCATCGCCCGCCAGCACCGCGCCACCGAACGCCTGGCCGCACTCGGCGTCCCCGTCGCCCCGCCCCTGCCCGCCGCCGACGGCCGCACCGTCACCGTCATCGGCGGCGCCAGCTACGCCCTGCACCCCTGGGTCGAGGGCCGCCACCGCAGCGGCGCCCAGCTCACGGCGGTCCAGTGCCGCACGCTCGGGGCGCTCCTGGGACTCGTACACGCGTGTCTGGAGCAGGTCATGGGGGCCGCGCCCGCGCGCGGGCGGGCCAGCGCCGATCCCGTGGACACTCTTGAGCTCATCGACGCGCTGCTGGCGCGGGTGCGCCGTCACCGGCCGCACGACGCGTTCGACGAGCTGGCGCGGCACCGGCTCGCGGAGCGCCGCGAACTCCTGGAGTCCTGCGCGGGGCGCCGGCCGCCGCAGGCCTCGGCGACCGGCTGGGTGCACGGGGACTTCCACCCGTTCAACCTGCTCTACCAAGGGGGCGTACCGGCCGCGATCGTCGACTGGGACCGGCTCGGGGTGCAGCCGCGCGCCGAGGAGGCCGTACGCGCCGCCGTGATCTTCTTCGTGCGTCCCGTCGGCACCCTCGACCTGCCGAAGGTGCGGGCCTACGCGCGCGCGTACCGCCGTGCTTCAGGCGCCGGGGCGGACGAACTCGCGGCCGCCGTCCACCGCGTGTGGTGGGAGCGGCTCAACGACTTCTGGATACTGCGCTGGCGCTACGAACGCGGCGACCACCGCGCCGACCCGCAGTTCCCCGCGGCGTCGGCGCTCGCCGTGTGGTGGACGAAGGAGTACGGGGCGGTGCGCGACGCGTTCGCCGAGTGA
- a CDS encoding potassium channel family protein, producing MFHVKLPGHDAMARQDDEKVVTRQVKLPKRVVERPLRQVAGRLLMALTVLIATAIIVWVDRSGYNDSSDGSVDLLDAFYYATVTLSTTGYGDITPVSDGARIVNIFVITPLRVVFLIILVGTTLEVLTERTRDEWRLNRWRSNLRDHTVVVGFGTKGRSAIQTVCATGLKADQVVVVDPSSKVIEAATALGFAGVVGDATRSDVLLRAEVQRARQIIVATQRDDTAVLVTLTARQLNRAAKIVAAVREEENAPLLRQSGADAVITSASAAGRLLGLSVLSPSAGMVMEDLIQQGSGLDLVERPVIKAEVGLKVRETEDLIVSVVRGHRVLGYDDRAIGTLQLTDRLITIVRATPGTHSVPDTRRLPQD from the coding sequence GTGTTTCACGTGAAACTTCCCGGCCATGACGCGATGGCCCGACAGGACGACGAGAAGGTCGTCACCCGTCAGGTGAAGCTGCCCAAACGGGTCGTCGAACGGCCGCTGCGCCAGGTGGCCGGGCGGCTGCTGATGGCGCTCACCGTGCTGATCGCGACGGCGATCATCGTCTGGGTCGACCGCTCCGGCTACAACGACAGCTCCGACGGCAGCGTCGACCTGCTGGACGCGTTCTACTACGCGACCGTCACCCTCTCCACCACCGGGTACGGCGACATCACGCCCGTCAGTGACGGCGCCCGGATCGTCAACATCTTCGTCATCACGCCGCTGCGTGTGGTGTTCCTGATCATCCTGGTCGGCACCACCCTCGAAGTGCTCACCGAGCGCACGCGGGATGAGTGGCGGCTGAACCGCTGGAGGTCCAACTTGCGTGACCACACCGTGGTCGTCGGATTCGGCACGAAGGGCCGGTCGGCGATCCAGACCGTCTGCGCGACGGGGCTGAAGGCGGATCAGGTGGTGGTCGTCGACCCCAGCAGCAAGGTCATCGAGGCGGCCACGGCGCTCGGGTTCGCCGGAGTCGTCGGCGATGCCACCCGCAGTGATGTGCTGCTGCGGGCCGAGGTGCAGAGGGCGCGACAGATCATCGTCGCGACCCAGCGCGACGACACCGCGGTCCTGGTCACCCTCACCGCCCGCCAGCTCAACCGCGCGGCGAAGATCGTGGCGGCCGTCCGTGAGGAGGAGAACGCTCCCCTGCTTCGGCAGTCCGGCGCCGATGCCGTCATCACCAGCGCCAGCGCGGCGGGCCGACTGCTCGGACTCTCCGTGCTCAGCCCGAGCGCGGGCATGGTCATGGAGGACCTCATCCAGCAGGGCAGCGGCCTCGACCTCGTCGAACGGCCGGTCATAAAGGCCGAGGTGGGGCTGAAGGTCCGGGAGACCGAGGACCTGATCGTGAGCGTGGTGCGCGGACACCGGGTGCTGGGTTACGACGACCGGGCCATCGGCACGCTCCAGTTGACGGACCGCCTGATCACGATCGTCCGGGCCACCCCCGGTACCCACTCCGTCCCGGACACGCGACGGCTGCCGCAGGACTGA
- a CDS encoding NTP transferase domain-containing protein encodes MNAAPAPSRPAHDAVVLAGGAARRLGGTDKPAVRVGGRPLLDRVLAACATAATTVVVAEPRPTAHPVRWTREDPPGGGPVAALDAGLRATTADQVLVLSADLPFLSEQTVQSLLDALNAGTADGVLLTDADGRDQPLVAAYRSAPLRHHLAELAAAHDDGLSGLPLRLLVGRLELTRITDPVASFDCDTWDDIAAARSRIREHGHVLDEWISAAKDELGIELDVDTGVLLDLARDAAHGVARPAAPLTTFLVGYAAAKAGGGREAVAEACAKAAALADRWAKEAADEEASASGTKGAASDAASSDGASPGGSAGARPDAG; translated from the coding sequence ATGAACGCTGCTCCCGCGCCGAGCCGCCCCGCCCACGACGCCGTCGTGCTCGCAGGCGGCGCCGCCAGACGGCTCGGCGGCACGGACAAGCCCGCGGTCCGCGTCGGCGGCAGGCCGCTGCTCGACCGGGTGCTTGCCGCCTGCGCCACGGCCGCCACCACGGTCGTCGTCGCCGAACCCAGACCCACCGCGCACCCCGTGCGCTGGACCCGCGAGGACCCGCCGGGCGGTGGGCCGGTGGCCGCGCTCGACGCCGGCCTGCGCGCCACCACGGCCGACCAGGTCCTCGTCCTCTCCGCCGACCTGCCCTTCCTGAGCGAGCAGACCGTGCAGAGTCTCCTCGACGCCCTGAACGCGGGAACGGCGGACGGAGTCCTGCTCACCGACGCCGACGGCCGGGACCAGCCGCTCGTCGCGGCCTACCGCAGCGCACCCCTGCGCCATCACCTCGCCGAACTCGCCGCCGCTCACGACGACGGCCTCTCCGGGCTGCCCCTGCGGCTGCTCGTCGGCCGGCTCGAACTCACCCGCATCACCGACCCCGTCGCGTCCTTCGACTGCGACACCTGGGACGACATCGCCGCCGCCCGGTCACGTATCAGGGAGCATGGGCACGTGTTGGATGAATGGATCTCCGCAGCCAAGGACGAACTGGGCATCGAGCTCGACGTCGACACCGGCGTCCTGCTCGACCTCGCCCGCGACGCCGCGCACGGTGTGGCCAGGCCGGCCGCTCCCCTGACGACGTTCCTCGTCGGATACGCGGCCGCGAAGGCCGGGGGAGGCCGCGAGGCCGTCGCCGAGGCCTGCGCGAAGGCCGCCGCGCTCGCCGACCGCTGGGCGAAGGAGGCCGCGGACGAGGAAGCGTCGGCGAGCGGCACGAAGGGCGCCGCATCTGACGCCGCTTCGTCCGACGGTGCCTCACCCGGTGGCTCTGCGGGCGCGCGGCCGGACGCGGGATGA
- a CDS encoding protein kinase domain-containing protein, with the protein MSQDGAQGRYAGRAVAGGRYQLRDLLGEGGMASVHLAYDSVLDRQVAIKTLHTELGREQAFRERFRREAQSVAKLTHTNIVSVFDTGEDDLDGMTTPYIVMEYVEGQPLGSVLDADVAHYGAMPTDKALKITADVLAALEISHEMGLVHRDIKPGNVMMTKRNVVKVMDFGIARAMQSGVTSMTQTGMVVGTPQYLSPEQALGRGVDARSDLYSVGIMLFQLVTGRLPFEADSPLAIAYAHVQEEPVAPSSINRSVPPAVDALVARALKKNPNERFPSAEAMRDECLRVAQSLQAAAPSIVPGAQTSSGAGVGSAVFPPVDQSTAAPTGPVQTPYQPGPYGTPAPATPGYGYPQQGYQTPPPTSPYAPQQHQQQPLHQQTPPPYTISPQTTPSSAVSGGGGGKRNTGVIVGSVVVALIAVGGLITALTMNGNDEKGGGDAKKSPSVVAGHKGPDMTKTIEEDQCTEPDTGYNDPDKVMLPDFTYKNIKSVKACLQAAGWKFDIRDVDENTFGEGTVIVQYPKARTEIDPKNPDSIQLQVSTGDPATG; encoded by the coding sequence ATGAGCCAGGACGGCGCACAAGGCCGGTACGCAGGGCGTGCCGTCGCCGGCGGTCGCTACCAGCTGCGTGATCTGCTCGGCGAGGGCGGCATGGCCTCGGTCCACCTCGCGTACGACTCGGTGCTCGACCGTCAGGTGGCGATCAAGACGCTGCACACCGAGCTCGGGCGTGAGCAGGCGTTCCGTGAGCGCTTCCGCCGCGAGGCCCAGTCCGTGGCGAAGCTCACGCACACGAACATCGTCTCGGTCTTCGACACCGGCGAGGACGACCTCGACGGGATGACCACTCCGTACATCGTCATGGAGTACGTCGAGGGCCAGCCCCTCGGCTCCGTGCTCGACGCGGACGTCGCGCACTACGGCGCGATGCCGACCGACAAGGCCCTGAAGATCACGGCCGATGTGCTCGCGGCGCTCGAGATCAGCCACGAGATGGGTCTGGTCCACCGCGACATCAAGCCGGGCAACGTCATGATGACGAAGCGGAACGTCGTCAAGGTCATGGACTTCGGCATCGCCCGCGCCATGCAGTCCGGCGTCACGTCGATGACGCAGACCGGCATGGTCGTCGGCACCCCGCAGTACCTCTCGCCCGAGCAGGCCCTGGGCCGTGGCGTGGACGCCCGCTCCGACCTGTACTCGGTCGGCATCATGCTGTTCCAACTGGTCACCGGGCGGCTGCCGTTCGAGGCGGACTCGCCGCTGGCCATAGCGTATGCGCACGTCCAGGAGGAGCCGGTGGCTCCTTCGTCGATCAACCGGTCGGTGCCCCCGGCCGTGGACGCGCTGGTCGCCCGCGCGCTGAAGAAGAACCCGAACGAGCGCTTCCCGAGCGCCGAGGCGATGCGTGACGAGTGCCTGCGGGTCGCCCAGTCGCTGCAGGCCGCGGCGCCCAGCATCGTGCCGGGCGCGCAGACGTCCAGCGGCGCGGGCGTCGGTTCCGCGGTGTTCCCGCCGGTCGACCAGTCGACGGCGGCGCCGACCGGCCCGGTCCAGACGCCGTACCAGCCGGGCCCCTACGGGACGCCGGCGCCGGCCACGCCGGGCTACGGATATCCGCAGCAGGGCTACCAGACTCCGCCGCCCACCTCTCCGTACGCGCCTCAGCAGCACCAGCAGCAGCCGCTGCACCAGCAGACGCCTCCGCCGTACACCATCTCGCCCCAGACGACGCCGAGTTCGGCGGTCTCCGGTGGCGGTGGCGGCAAGCGGAACACCGGGGTGATCGTCGGTTCGGTCGTCGTCGCGCTGATCGCGGTCGGCGGTCTGATCACGGCCCTGACGATGAACGGCAATGACGAGAAGGGCGGTGGCGACGCGAAGAAGTCGCCGTCGGTCGTCGCCGGTCACAAGGGTCCCGACATGACGAAGACGATCGAAGAGGACCAGTGCACGGAGCCTGACACGGGTTACAACGACCCGGACAAGGTCATGCTCCCGGACTTCACGTACAAGAACATCAAGTCGGTCAAGGCCTGTCTGCAGGCCGCCGGTTGGAAGTTCGACATCAGGGACGTCGACGAGAACACCTTCGGTGAGGGCACGGTCATCGTGCAGTACCCCAAGGCGCGCACGGAGATCGACCCGAAGAACCCCGACTCGATCCAGCTTCAGGTCTCCACGGGCGACCCGGCGACGGGCTGA
- a CDS encoding molybdopterin molybdotransferase MoeA produces MSGQSAESLAAQARAAEDGAVDEALALVNEARAADGRGAGGTAGSGGGRSSRAGSGTGHGSAERSRRSEPASHTDPPDHPGDADPARHSAPSDHRTGSRHQAAPWSAARAVAGRAGRAAAARRGGAAERRVPLDRALGLTLAEPLAALSDLPSFDTSAMDGWVVAGPGPWDVRAAGILAGQDRPEPLSDGEAVQIATGARIPRDATAVIRSEHGRTDDKGRLFALRDVDHGQDIRPRGQECRSGDQLLPTGALVTPAVLGLAAAAGYDELLTVARPRAEVFILGDELLTEGLPREGLIRDALGPMLPPWLRALGADVTSVRRLGDDPKALLKAVQASDADLIVTTGGTASGPVDHVHPTLSRVDADLLVDGVAVRPGHPMLLARTKEGQHLVGLPGNPLAAVSGLLTLAEPLLRMLAGRPEQEPYTVPLQGAVHGHPHDTRLVPVVVRGEDAVPLRYNGPAMLRGIAAADGLAVVAPGGAKAGREVEILDLPWSWNPAGDDGGDASAERCFT; encoded by the coding sequence ATGAGCGGTCAGAGCGCCGAGTCGCTGGCCGCGCAGGCGCGCGCGGCCGAGGACGGCGCCGTCGACGAGGCGCTCGCCCTGGTCAACGAGGCCCGGGCAGCGGACGGCCGCGGCGCGGGTGGCACGGCGGGCTCCGGTGGCGGACGCTCCAGCAGGGCAGGCTCCGGCACGGGACACGGTTCGGCAGAACGCTCCCGGCGCTCCGAACCCGCCAGCCACACGGATCCCCCGGATCACCCGGGCGATGCGGACCCCGCGCGCCACAGCGCCCCTTCGGACCACCGAACCGGCTCCCGGCACCAGGCCGCCCCCTGGTCCGCCGCGCGTGCCGTCGCCGGGCGGGCCGGGCGCGCGGCCGCCGCGCGCCGGGGTGGTGCGGCGGAGCGCCGCGTGCCGCTCGACCGGGCGCTCGGTCTGACGCTGGCCGAGCCCCTCGCCGCACTCTCCGACCTCCCCTCCTTCGACACGTCCGCCATGGACGGCTGGGTCGTCGCCGGGCCCGGCCCCTGGGACGTACGGGCCGCGGGGATACTCGCCGGGCAGGACCGGCCCGAGCCGCTGTCCGACGGTGAGGCCGTCCAGATCGCCACCGGCGCCCGGATCCCGCGGGACGCGACCGCCGTCATCCGCAGTGAGCACGGCCGCACCGACGACAAGGGCCGGCTGTTCGCCCTGCGCGACGTCGACCACGGCCAGGACATCCGCCCCCGAGGCCAGGAATGCCGCTCCGGCGACCAACTCCTGCCCACCGGAGCCCTGGTGACGCCGGCGGTGCTCGGGCTCGCCGCGGCCGCCGGATACGACGAGCTGCTGACGGTGGCGCGCCCGAGGGCCGAAGTGTTCATCCTGGGCGACGAGTTGCTGACCGAGGGCCTCCCCCGTGAGGGCCTCATCCGTGACGCGCTCGGCCCGATGCTGCCGCCCTGGCTGAGGGCACTCGGCGCGGACGTCACCTCCGTGCGACGTCTGGGCGACGATCCGAAGGCGCTGCTCAAGGCCGTACAGGCATCGGACGCCGACCTCATCGTGACGACCGGCGGCACCGCGTCGGGCCCCGTCGACCATGTGCACCCGACGCTGAGCCGCGTCGACGCCGACCTGCTCGTCGACGGGGTCGCGGTGCGGCCGGGGCACCCGATGCTGCTCGCCCGCACCAAGGAGGGCCAGCACCTCGTCGGCCTGCCGGGCAACCCTCTCGCGGCCGTTTCCGGGCTCCTCACGCTTGCCGAGCCGCTGCTGCGGATGCTCGCCGGACGGCCGGAGCAGGAGCCGTACACCGTGCCGCTCCAGGGAGCTGTGCACGGGCACCCGCACGACACGCGGCTCGTACCCGTCGTGGTGCGGGGGGAGGACGCCGTGCCGCTGCGCTACAACGGTCCGGCCATGCTGCGCGGGATCGCGGCGGCCGACGGGCTCGCCGTCGTCGCGCCCGGCGGCGCGAAGGCCGGGCGGGAAGTGGAGATCCTCGACCTGCCGTGGTCGTGGAACCCGGCGGGTGACGACGGAGGCGATGCCTCCGCCGAGAGGTGTTTCACGTGA
- a CDS encoding bacterial proteasome activator family protein, whose protein sequence is MEMPRNERSPESPQVLVVGQDGMALGGGGDDDSREVPVTEMVEQPAKVMRIGSMIKQLLEEVRAAPLDEASRVRLKEIHSSSVKELEDGLAPELVEELERLSLPFTDEVIPSDAELRIAQAQLVGWLEGLFHGIQTTLFAQQMAARAQLEQMRRALPPGVGGEDGDDPRVAGRSGGPYL, encoded by the coding sequence ATGGAGATGCCGAGGAACGAAAGGTCGCCGGAGAGCCCCCAGGTCCTGGTCGTGGGCCAGGACGGTATGGCGCTCGGTGGCGGTGGAGACGACGACTCCCGCGAGGTCCCGGTGACGGAGATGGTGGAACAGCCCGCCAAGGTGATGCGCATCGGCAGCATGATCAAGCAGCTGCTCGAGGAGGTGAGGGCGGCTCCTCTGGACGAGGCGAGCCGGGTGCGGCTCAAGGAGATCCACTCCAGCTCCGTGAAGGAGCTCGAGGACGGTCTCGCGCCGGAGCTCGTCGAGGAGCTGGAGCGACTCTCCCTGCCGTTCACCGACGAGGTGATCCCGAGCGACGCCGAACTGCGGATCGCGCAGGCCCAGTTGGTGGGCTGGCTCGAGGGACTCTTCCACGGGATCCAGACGACACTGTTCGCGCAGCAGATGGCCGCGCGGGCCCAGTTGGAGCAGATGCGCCGCGCGCTGCCGCCCGGCGTGGGCGGCGAGGACGGCGACGACCCGCGGGTGGCCGGCCGTTCCGGGGGCCCGTACCTGTAG
- a CDS encoding dihydrolipoamide acetyltransferase family protein, giving the protein MAQVLEFKLPDLGEGLTEASIVTWLVQVGDVVAVDQPVVEVETAKAMVEVPCPYGGVVTARFGEEGSELPVGSPLLTVAVGTPAEGEGDDEGSGNVLVGYGTAAAPARRRRVCRQDDVPAAAPAAPTRIAPSASPAPAPEATPRSGPVPVISPLVRKLAREHGLDLRELPGSGPDGLILRADVESAMRETVQVRAHVAETEAAAPTQAPTPTQAPAQAPAQAPAQVPTPSDTSADGIRVPLRGIRGAVADKLTRSRREIPDATCWVDADATEFMHARVAMNAAGGEKISVLALLARICTAALARYPELNSRVDLAAREVVQLDAVHLGFAAQTERGLVVPVVKDAHVRDAESLSAEFARLTDAARAGRLTPGELTGGTFTLNNYGVFGVDGSTPIINHPEAAMLGVGRIIPKPWVHQGELAVRQVVQLSLTFDHRVCDGGTAGGFLRYVADCIEQPAVLLRTL; this is encoded by the coding sequence ATGGCACAGGTCCTCGAGTTCAAGCTGCCCGACCTCGGCGAAGGCCTCACCGAGGCGTCGATCGTCACCTGGCTCGTCCAGGTCGGCGACGTCGTGGCGGTGGACCAGCCCGTCGTCGAGGTGGAGACCGCGAAGGCGATGGTCGAGGTGCCATGCCCCTATGGGGGCGTGGTCACGGCCCGCTTCGGCGAGGAGGGCAGCGAACTCCCCGTCGGCTCCCCTCTCCTGACGGTCGCCGTGGGCACACCGGCCGAGGGGGAGGGCGACGACGAGGGATCCGGGAACGTCCTGGTGGGTTACGGCACCGCGGCCGCGCCGGCGCGTCGGCGCCGGGTCTGCCGCCAGGACGACGTCCCTGCGGCTGCGCCCGCGGCACCCACACGGATTGCCCCTTCCGCCTCCCCCGCACCGGCTCCGGAGGCGACACCGCGGAGCGGACCCGTGCCGGTCATCTCCCCTCTCGTGCGCAAGCTCGCCCGTGAACACGGTCTCGATCTGCGCGAGTTGCCCGGGTCGGGGCCCGACGGCCTCATCCTGCGGGCCGACGTCGAGAGCGCCATGCGGGAGACGGTGCAGGTACGGGCCCACGTGGCCGAAACGGAAGCTGCGGCCCCGACCCAGGCCCCGACCCCGACCCAGGCCCCCGCCCAGGCCCCCGCCCAGGCCCCCGCCCAGGTTCCGACCCCGTCGGACACGAGCGCGGACGGCATCCGTGTCCCCCTGCGCGGCATCCGAGGCGCCGTGGCCGACAAGCTCACCCGCAGCCGCCGCGAGATCCCCGACGCGACCTGCTGGGTGGACGCCGACGCCACGGAGTTCATGCACGCGCGCGTGGCCATGAACGCGGCCGGCGGGGAGAAGATCTCCGTACTCGCCCTGCTCGCCCGCATCTGCACCGCCGCCCTGGCCCGCTACCCGGAACTCAACTCCCGGGTCGACCTGGCGGCCCGCGAGGTCGTGCAGCTCGACGCCGTGCACCTCGGGTTCGCCGCCCAGACCGAGCGGGGACTCGTCGTCCCCGTCGTGAAGGACGCGCACGTGCGCGACGCCGAGTCCCTCAGCGCCGAGTTCGCCCGTCTCACGGACGCGGCGCGGGCCGGGCGGCTGACGCCCGGGGAACTCACCGGCGGCACGTTCACGTTGAACAACTACGGCGTCTTCGGCGTCGACGGTTCGACGCCGATCATCAACCACCCCGAGGCCGCCATGCTCGGCGTGGGCCGGATCATCCCCAAGCCCTGGGTCCATCAGGGCGAGTTGGCGGTGCGGCAGGTCGTCCAGCTGTCGCTCACCTTCGACCACCGGGTGTGCGACGGCGGCACGGCGGGTGGCTTCCTGCGCTACGTGGCGGACTGCATCGAACAGCCGGCGGTGCTCCTGCGCACCCTGTGA